Proteins from a single region of Orcinus orca chromosome 20, mOrcOrc1.1, whole genome shotgun sequence:
- the CES2 gene encoding cocaine esterase isoform X13 — protein sequence MRALSCLTGDKHATGNWGYLDQVAALRWVQQNIIYFGGDPDHVTIFGASAGGMSVSLHVVSPMSKGLFHCAIMESGVALLPNFTANSSDVVSTVVANLSACGQVDSEALVDCLRHKSEEEILAISKPFSIIPGLVDGIFLPKHPQELLASADLHPVPSIIGVNSDEYSWILPSFMNNSDAQKEMDRETIKDDLQKISKMMMMPPEFGDLLMEEYIGESEDPQTLRIQFHEILGDCIFVIPALQVAKLQCSSAPVYFYEFQHQPSFFRDFRPSYVRADHGDEVHFIFRSLFGSSHIQLTEEEELLSRKMMKYWANFARNGNPNGEGLPHWPVFNQEEQYMQLNTQPAVGRALKAHRLQFWTKILPQKIRELMEAKEKHTELLPLSHEALNVPVCQGYGRGNSLTREASKEDSGSCAGYFWQKFDPQALQLEVPAGTPGEDLAPSPGMTLTLSLIESAHPTVGISKYLPAPHSLHPSPHLPLPASHVPDTEAQSYPNPSEPISSPVNGDDTSHPCELFKKDTGCCI from the exons CACTGGAGACAAACACGCAACTGGCAACTGGGGCTACCTGGATCAAGTGGCCGCATTACGCTGGGTCCAGCAGAATATCATCTACTTTGGAGGCGACCCTGACCATGTCACCATTTTTGGCGCATCTGCGGGTGGCATGAGCGTGTCTTTGCATGTTGTGTCCCCCATGTCCAAAGGACTCTTCCACTGTGCCATCATGGAGAGTGGCGTGGCCCTGCTGCCCAACTTCACCGCCAACTCATCTGACGTGGTCTCCACA GTGGTGGCCAACCTGTCTGCCTGTGGCCAGGTTGACTCAGAGGCCCTGGTGGACTGCCTGCGGCACAAGAGTGAAGAGGAGATTCTGGCCATCAGCAAG CCCTTCAGCATCATCCCTGGCCTGGTGGACGGGATCTTCCTGCCCAAGCACCCCCAGGAGCTGCTGGCCTCTGCCGACTTGCACCCTGTCCCCAGCATCATTGGTGTAAACAGCGATGAGTATAGTTGGATCCTCCCCTCG TTCATGAACAATTCTGACGCCCAGAAGGAAATGGACAGAGAGACCATAAAGGATGACTTGCAGAAAATATCAAAAATGATG ATGATGCCGCCTGAGTTTGGTGACCTGTTGATGGAGGAGTACATAGGGGAAAGTGAGGACCCCCAGACCCTCCGAATCCAGTTCCATGAGATCCTGGGGGACTGCATCTTCGTGATCCCTGCACTCCAAGTAGCAAAGTTGCAGT GTTCCTCTGCCCCTGTCTACTTCTACGAGTTCCAGCATCAGCCGAGCTTCTTCAGGGATTTCAGGCCGAGCTATGTGAGGGCAGACCATGGAGATGAGGTTCACTTCATCTTCAGAAGCCTTTTCGGGAGCAGCCACA TCCAACTCACTGAGGAGGAGGAGCTGCTGAGCAGGAAGATGATGAAGTATTGGGCCAACTTTGCTCGAAATGG GAACCCCAACGGCGAGGGTCTGCCCCACTGGCCTGTGTTCAACCAGGAGGAGCAGTACATGCAGCTGAACACGCAGCCTGCAGTGGGCCGAGCCCTGAAGGCCCACAGGCTGCAGTTCTGGACGAAGATCCTACCCCAGAAGATACGGGAGCTAATGGAGGCCAAGGAGAAGCACACAGAACT tctCCCTCTTTCTCATGAGGCCCTGAATGTACCTGTGTGTCAAGGTTATGGGAGAGGGAACAGCCTCACCAGGGAGGCTTCCAAAGAGGATTCAGGAAGCTGCGCTGGTTATTTCTGGCAGAAGTTTGATCCTCAGGCTCTCCAACTCGAGGTGCCAGCTGGAACCCCAGGAGAGGATCTGGCACCTAGTCCAGGCATGACCCTCACCCTGTCCCTCATTGAATCAGCACATCCAACTGTTGGAATCAGCAAATATTTGCCAGCGCCTCATTCTCTccacccatccccccacctcccactcccgGCCAGCCATGTTCctgacactgaggcccagag TTATCCTAACCCCTCTGAGCccatttcttcacctgtaaatggGGATGATACATCCCACCCATGTGAGCTGTTTAAGAAGGATACTGGATGCTGCATTTGA